The following coding sequences lie in one Euhalothece natronophila Z-M001 genomic window:
- the pstC gene encoding phosphate ABC transporter permease subunit PstC, translating to MKPEDQSTEFQRKGLEKQTDTTRVLDVGFLGFTLLLAIGAGAVLFWIIAQTALEALPAIQQFGFGFLFEATWNPVTTTYGVLPQIYGTLMTSFIALLIAIPLGIGTAIFLTEDFAPKWVTTPIAFLIELIVSIPSVVLGLWGIFVLVPVVRPFFRFLNDILGWMPFFEGTARSNNLLIVGMVLSIMIVPIIISITRSTFEVLPSDLRTGSLALGATRWETILRVLIPAGLSGIISSIMLALGRAMGETMVAAMMVGNANRFNLSLIEPGSTITGLIASQFGEAGRTQVAALMYGALVLMILSLVVNILSELIIRRFQNIE from the coding sequence ATGAAACCTGAGGATCAATCAACTGAATTCCAGCGAAAAGGTCTGGAAAAACAAACAGATACCACTCGGGTGCTGGATGTGGGGTTTTTAGGCTTTACTTTATTGCTAGCAATTGGGGCTGGAGCGGTTTTATTTTGGATTATTGCCCAAACTGCCCTAGAAGCATTACCCGCCATTCAACAATTTGGCTTTGGCTTCCTTTTTGAGGCTACTTGGAACCCAGTCACCACGACTTATGGTGTATTGCCCCAAATTTATGGCACTTTAATGACCTCTTTTATTGCTCTCCTCATCGCCATTCCCCTTGGAATTGGGACAGCCATTTTCTTAACTGAAGATTTTGCGCCTAAATGGGTAACAACCCCCATTGCCTTTCTCATTGAGCTAATTGTTTCTATTCCCAGCGTTGTCTTAGGCTTGTGGGGAATTTTTGTTCTTGTACCTGTAGTACGACCGTTCTTTCGGTTTTTGAATGACATCCTAGGCTGGATGCCATTTTTTGAAGGCACTGCCCGTTCTAATAACTTATTAATTGTGGGAATGGTGCTATCCATTATGATCGTGCCAATTATTATTTCTATTACTCGCAGTACCTTTGAGGTATTACCTAGTGACCTCCGCACTGGTTCTTTAGCGTTGGGGGCAACTCGTTGGGAAACTATTTTACGAGTTTTGATTCCTGCAGGATTATCTGGCATTATTAGCTCAATTATGCTTGCCCTTGGTCGAGCCATGGGGGAAACTATGGTGGCAGCGATGATGGTCGGGAATGCTAACCGTTTTAATCTCTCTTTAATTGAACCGGGGTCAACGATTACGGGCTTAATTGCTTCTCAGTTTGGGGAAGCTGGACGAACTCAGGTGGCAGCGTTAATGTATGGGGCGTTAGTGTTAATGATTTTGTCTTTAGTGGTCAATATTCTTTCAGAATTGATCATTCGGCGTTTTCAAAACATTGAGTAA
- the pstS gene encoding phosphate ABC transporter substrate-binding protein PstS, protein MFLNRKLFLAISSLPLVFALAACEPPPDTDGDIPGTNGDTPQEQTDGNGGTVTISGAGASFPAPLFQRWFDAYNREVDSNVRVNYQSVGSGAGLEQYINGTVNFGASEAPITDDEERLEEFRDAYGYEPIQIPVTGGFVPFAYNIPGVDDRELELSRDTYCGIVTGNITEWDDPAIAEDNPDLDLPDLDILWVYRSDGSGTTFVFTNHIDTVCPDWEAGAATSVDWPVGIGGQGNEGVSANIQQEEGAIGYLSYAYASLNDIDVALIENQAGNMIEPSPETGANALLDEEIPDDFALLVPDPEGEDSYPIVGLVWVMVYQEYDNQETWQATRDVFEWAMGPEGRELTEELLYLPLPDEVVEQVQEYLDERVETEYNP, encoded by the coding sequence ATGTTCCTCAATCGTAAACTGTTTTTAGCAATTAGTTCTCTCCCTTTAGTATTCGCCCTAGCTGCTTGCGAACCTCCTCCTGATACAGATGGTGATATCCCAGGAACTAATGGAGATACTCCCCAAGAACAAACTGATGGTAACGGCGGAACTGTCACTATCAGTGGTGCAGGTGCATCATTTCCAGCTCCCCTATTCCAGCGTTGGTTTGATGCGTATAATAGAGAGGTTGACTCCAATGTACGGGTTAATTACCAATCCGTTGGTAGTGGTGCTGGTTTAGAACAATACATTAATGGCACTGTGAATTTTGGAGCAAGTGAAGCCCCAATCACCGATGATGAAGAGCGTTTGGAAGAGTTCAGGGATGCTTATGGCTATGAGCCAATTCAAATTCCTGTTACTGGAGGCTTTGTTCCGTTTGCCTATAACATACCGGGCGTTGATGATCGAGAGTTAGAATTGTCTCGGGATACTTATTGCGGCATTGTTACTGGTAACATTACCGAGTGGGATGATCCCGCGATCGCAGAAGATAACCCTGATCTCGATCTCCCAGATTTAGATATTCTCTGGGTTTACCGCTCTGATGGCAGTGGAACGACCTTTGTTTTTACTAACCACATTGACACAGTGTGTCCTGATTGGGAGGCTGGTGCTGCCACCTCTGTTGATTGGCCAGTGGGAATTGGCGGTCAAGGAAACGAAGGGGTTTCTGCCAATATTCAGCAAGAAGAAGGCGCAATTGGCTATCTTTCTTATGCTTATGCTTCTCTCAATGATATTGACGTTGCTTTGATCGAAAATCAGGCTGGGAACATGATTGAACCCTCCCCAGAAACCGGTGCCAATGCTCTTCTTGACGAAGAAATTCCAGATGATTTTGCCCTGTTAGTTCCTGATCCAGAAGGAGAAGATTCCTATCCCATTGTTGGTCTAGTTTGGGTAATGGTTTATCAAGAGTATGACAACCAAGAGACCTGGCAAGCCACTCGTGATGTTTTTGAATGGGCAATGGGGCCAGAAGGTCGCGAGCTTACAGAAGAACTGCTGTATTTGCCTTTACCCGATGAGGTAGTGGAACAAGTACAAGAATATTTAGACGAAAGAGTTGAAACCGAGTACAATCCCTAG
- a CDS encoding aminotransferase class IV, translating into MQWYNGKLLTADTIALYQTDPGLLYGATVFTTLRVYGQHLDQWQAHCQRLNYSLKAFHWQPPNWQQVRKGATLLAQSYPVIRITLFPDGREWITGRNLPSDLKQRQEEGITAWVANNSSFSRHLPEHKTGNYLGSWLALQRAKEKGAQEAILVDENGNWLETSTGNLWGWKEGIWWTPVVNQALAGIARSRLLTFFQQHNIEVKQTVWTPEFVSTLEGLGYSNCVVQVIPIHTVIND; encoded by the coding sequence ATGCAGTGGTACAATGGTAAACTTTTAACCGCCGATACGATCGCGCTTTATCAGACTGATCCTGGGTTACTTTATGGGGCGACAGTATTTACAACTTTGCGAGTTTATGGGCAACATTTAGATCAATGGCAAGCTCACTGTCAGCGTTTGAACTATTCCTTAAAAGCCTTTCATTGGCAACCGCCGAATTGGCAACAAGTGAGGAAGGGGGCAACCTTATTAGCCCAATCCTATCCCGTGATTCGGATTACTTTATTTCCCGACGGTCGAGAATGGATTACAGGACGAAATTTACCGTCCGACTTAAAACAGCGACAAGAAGAGGGAATTACAGCTTGGGTTGCTAATAACAGTAGTTTCTCGCGGCATCTCCCTGAACATAAAACAGGAAATTATTTGGGAAGTTGGTTAGCGTTACAAAGAGCGAAAGAAAAAGGGGCACAAGAAGCGATTTTAGTGGATGAAAACGGAAATTGGTTAGAAACCAGTACAGGGAATTTATGGGGATGGAAAGAGGGAATTTGGTGGACTCCTGTAGTTAACCAAGCATTAGCGGGAATTGCGCGATCGCGCCTTCTAACCTTTTTTCAACAGCACAACATTGAAGTGAAACAAACAGTGTGGACTCCAGAATTTGTTAGCACCCTAGAAGGCTTAGGCTATAGCAACTGTGTGGTACAAGTGATCCCGATTCATACCGTTATTAATGACTAA
- the accD gene encoding acetyl-CoA carboxylase, carboxyltransferase subunit beta, with protein MSLFDWFANRRKSEPAHKPTPEREIADGLWTKCEACGVLSYTKDLQANHFVCSSCNHHLRVDSDERISQLIDADTWQSLSEELQPTDPLGFHDRKAYSDRLKEAQDKTNLTEGVQTGVGLIDGLPLALGVMDFRFMGGSMGSVVGEKLCRLVEYATEQAFPLVIVCASGGARMQEGMLSLMQMAKISGALQRHREAGLLYIPVLTHPTTGGVTASFAMLGDVTLAEPKATIGFAGRRVIEQTLREKLPEGFQTSEYLLQHGFVDAIINRFQLKKTIAQLICLHQPYFPTFSQQATV; from the coding sequence ATGTCTTTATTTGACTGGTTTGCGAATCGTCGGAAATCAGAGCCAGCCCACAAACCCACCCCCGAACGAGAAATTGCTGACGGCTTATGGACAAAGTGTGAAGCCTGTGGCGTACTCTCCTATACCAAAGACTTACAAGCCAATCATTTTGTCTGTAGTTCTTGTAATCATCATCTCCGAGTTGATAGTGATGAACGGATTTCCCAGTTAATTGATGCTGATACATGGCAATCTTTAAGTGAGGAATTACAGCCTACGGATCCCTTAGGGTTTCATGATCGAAAAGCCTACAGCGATCGCCTAAAAGAAGCCCAAGACAAAACCAATCTCACCGAAGGAGTACAAACAGGAGTAGGATTAATTGATGGACTTCCCCTTGCTTTAGGAGTAATGGACTTCCGTTTTATGGGCGGAAGCATGGGATCAGTTGTGGGAGAAAAGCTCTGTCGCCTTGTAGAGTACGCCACAGAACAAGCCTTTCCCTTGGTAATTGTTTGCGCTTCGGGGGGAGCAAGAATGCAAGAAGGAATGCTTAGTCTCATGCAAATGGCAAAAATTTCGGGAGCCTTGCAACGTCACCGAGAAGCAGGATTACTCTATATTCCCGTGTTAACACATCCCACCACAGGGGGAGTAACAGCCAGTTTTGCCATGCTAGGGGATGTTACTCTTGCGGAACCGAAAGCAACCATTGGGTTTGCAGGAAGACGAGTCATTGAACAAACCTTACGAGAAAAACTTCCTGAAGGCTTCCAAACATCAGAGTATTTACTGCAACATGGATTTGTTGATGCCATTATCAATCGCTTTCAACTGAAAAAGACGATCGCGCAGTTAATCTGTTTACACCAGCCCTACTTTCCCACATTTTCTCAACAAGCAACTGTTTAA
- a CDS encoding pre-16S rRNA-processing nuclease YqgF gives MVLLGFDPGRDKCGLALVGSGGNIILREVVTSEKAVLTIKEWSQAHSVKKMVMGDKTTSKQWRDYLQKELPNLSIVMVDESHSTLEARQRYWELSPPKGLMRFLPKGLRVPPCPVDDIVAVILVERYQNS, from the coding sequence ATGGTATTACTAGGATTTGATCCAGGTCGGGATAAGTGTGGGCTAGCTTTAGTAGGAAGTGGCGGGAACATTATTTTAAGGGAAGTAGTGACCTCTGAAAAAGCAGTTCTAACAATTAAGGAGTGGTCTCAAGCGCACTCGGTTAAAAAGATGGTGATGGGAGATAAAACCACTTCCAAACAGTGGCGAGATTATCTCCAAAAGGAACTCCCTAATTTGTCAATTGTGATGGTAGATGAGAGTCATAGCACTTTGGAAGCACGACAACGCTATTGGGAATTGTCTCCACCAAAGGGCTTAATGCGTTTTCTTCCCAAAGGACTGCGGGTTCCTCCTTGTCCAGTTGATGATATTGTTGCGGTAATCCTAGTGGAGCGGTATCAGAATTCATGA
- a CDS encoding DUF3084 domain-containing protein: MMTSALVLIAAVLLLGGLLAALGDYLGTKVGKARLRIFNLRPRQTATLVTVLTGTMIAASTLGILFATSSSLRKGIFRLDEYLNRLQSARDDLSAAVQDRKQAEEELAIAEEEQAEAQRDLDEINRKFQSAQNQLDTVSQEVASLNQQLSDLKQEREGLLQERQELEVQIEARDEELITQQQQLQITEERFQKLEEQRTQLQTEIEKQDNKIAELDAAIESKDRVLQFQEEEVTNLEEEIHGLQQEIQALEQYYDNFQALRQGNVSLVKGQVLAFNVVQVPERDLTKDVINEMLRQANRRAIQATQPGNEEFQEQIIVITNHQIQRLKEVLDSGEEYVVQIVSAGNYLRGEKQIQVFADVVRNETVFEEGEVVASLSLNPQDVKEGELSERIDLLLASSRFRARQSGILGQVLVGENYLDMINFMENLEALEGSYDQIQAIAKGTSSNAGPLELQLKVKRGEDVVLTN, from the coding sequence ATGATGACCAGTGCGCTCGTATTAATTGCAGCGGTTTTACTGTTAGGTGGCTTACTAGCTGCACTGGGAGACTATCTCGGAACTAAGGTGGGAAAAGCGAGGTTGCGGATTTTCAATTTACGTCCCCGCCAAACGGCAACCTTAGTAACCGTTTTAACTGGGACAATGATCGCAGCAAGTACGCTCGGAATTTTATTTGCTACTAGTAGCTCTTTACGAAAAGGAATTTTTCGGCTTGATGAATATCTCAATCGCTTACAAAGTGCTCGTGATGATTTATCGGCAGCAGTTCAGGATCGCAAACAAGCAGAAGAAGAGTTAGCCATTGCTGAGGAAGAGCAAGCCGAAGCCCAACGAGATCTAGATGAGATTAATCGTAAATTTCAATCAGCTCAAAATCAGCTAGATACGGTTTCCCAAGAAGTCGCTAGCTTAAATCAGCAATTATCAGACTTGAAACAAGAGCGAGAAGGCTTATTACAAGAGCGACAAGAACTTGAAGTACAAATTGAAGCCAGGGATGAAGAGTTAATAACTCAACAACAACAGTTACAAATCACAGAAGAACGTTTTCAAAAATTAGAGGAACAAAGAACTCAACTTCAAACGGAAATAGAAAAACAAGATAACAAAATTGCAGAGTTAGATGCGGCGATTGAAAGTAAAGATAGGGTGCTTCAATTTCAGGAGGAAGAAGTAACAAACCTAGAAGAAGAAATTCATGGCTTACAGCAAGAAATCCAAGCTCTAGAGCAATATTACGATAATTTTCAGGCTCTACGACAAGGAAATGTGTCCTTAGTGAAAGGACAAGTTTTAGCATTTAATGTGGTACAAGTTCCGGAACGTGATCTAACCAAAGATGTGATTAATGAAATGTTAAGACAGGCAAATCGCCGTGCGATCCAGGCTACTCAACCAGGTAATGAAGAGTTTCAAGAACAAATTATTGTTATTACCAATCATCAGATTCAGCGTTTAAAAGAAGTTTTAGACTCTGGGGAAGAGTATGTGGTGCAAATTGTTTCTGCTGGAAATTATTTAAGAGGGGAAAAACAAATTCAAGTGTTTGCAGATGTCGTTCGTAATGAAACTGTTTTTGAAGAAGGAGAAGTGGTTGCTTCTCTATCTTTAAATCCTCAAGATGTCAAAGAAGGGGAATTATCAGAAAGAATTGATCTCCTCTTAGCTTCTTCTCGTTTTCGGGCGCGTCAATCTGGGATTTTAGGGCAGGTTCTTGTGGGAGAAAATTATCTTGATATGATTAATTTTATGGAAAATTTGGAAGCCTTAGAAGGCTCTTACGATCAAATCCAAGCTATTGCTAAAGGAACATCGAGTAACGCGGGTCCGTTAGAGTTACAATTAAAGGTTAAGCGAGGTGAGGATGTGGTTTTAACCAATTAA
- the ntcA gene encoding global nitrogen regulator NtcA: MNMFATSEASLEEVFRQIGNNGRPPVVENFERGKTIFFPGDPAERVYFLLTGAVKLSRVYETGEEITVALLRENSVFGVLSLITGQHSDRFYHAVAFTPVELLSAPIDQAEIAFRENAQLTRLMLQGLSSRILQTEMMIETLAHRDMGSRLVSFLLILCRDFGTPSQQGVQIDLKLSHQAIAEAIGSTRVTVTRLLGELRDEEMISIHKKKITVHNPVLLSQQFA, from the coding sequence ATGAACATGTTTGCTACCTCAGAAGCTTCTCTAGAGGAAGTATTTCGCCAAATTGGGAATAATGGAAGACCCCCTGTTGTGGAAAATTTTGAGCGCGGAAAAACAATTTTTTTCCCAGGTGATCCCGCAGAGAGAGTGTACTTTTTATTAACAGGAGCAGTGAAACTTTCTCGGGTTTATGAAACGGGAGAAGAAATTACTGTGGCTCTATTACGGGAAAATAGCGTCTTTGGTGTTTTATCTCTAATTACAGGTCAACATTCTGATCGGTTTTATCATGCGGTGGCTTTTACCCCGGTAGAATTATTATCAGCACCGATTGACCAAGCAGAAATTGCCTTTCGGGAAAATGCTCAGTTAACCCGACTGATGTTACAAGGACTTTCTTCCCGAATTTTACAAACAGAGATGATGATCGAAACCCTAGCCCATCGCGATATGGGATCGCGCTTGGTTAGCTTTCTATTGATTTTATGCCGTGATTTTGGTACACCTTCACAACAGGGAGTTCAAATTGATCTCAAGCTCTCTCATCAGGCGATCGCGGAAGCCATTGGTTCAACACGGGTAACCGTGACACGTCTATTGGGAGAATTACGAGATGAGGAAATGATTTCTATTCATAAGAAAAAAATTACGGTTCATAATCCTGTGTTGCTCAGTCAACAATTTGCTTAA
- a CDS encoding response regulator transcription factor — protein sequence MQSLDIPKRSSSQNLTPPARVLVVEDDELIREMVVLSLEKEGYEVAIAKDGRVASNLLQAIEDEKEALPYDLIILDLMLPEINGLDLCRWLRYQGNIIPVLVLSAKASETDRVLGLEIGADDYITKPFSMPEFIARCRALLRRHRFSQPAHSPILQYQNITLFPQECRATIDDQKLILSPKEFKLLELFISHPKRVWSREQLIEQVWGPDFLGDTKTVDVHIRWLREKLEPDPSQPKYIVTVRGFGYRFG from the coding sequence ATGCAGTCTCTAGATATACCAAAAAGATCTTCTAGTCAAAATTTAACTCCACCTGCTCGTGTCTTAGTGGTAGAAGACGATGAATTGATTCGAGAGATGGTCGTCTTATCCTTAGAAAAAGAAGGTTATGAGGTGGCTATTGCTAAGGATGGACGTGTTGCCTCTAATCTTTTACAAGCGATAGAAGATGAGAAGGAAGCCCTCCCTTATGATCTCATTATCCTTGATCTCATGCTCCCAGAAATCAATGGCTTAGATCTGTGTCGCTGGTTACGTTATCAAGGAAATATTATTCCCGTGCTCGTTCTTAGTGCCAAGGCTAGCGAAACTGACCGAGTTCTAGGCTTAGAAATTGGGGCTGATGACTACATTACTAAGCCTTTTAGTATGCCAGAGTTTATTGCTCGCTGTCGAGCATTATTAAGACGACATCGCTTTAGCCAACCTGCTCATTCTCCTATTCTACAGTATCAAAATATTACCCTCTTTCCTCAGGAATGTCGTGCCACTATTGATGATCAGAAACTGATCCTTTCTCCAAAAGAATTTAAGCTTCTCGAATTATTTATTAGCCACCCGAAACGAGTTTGGTCACGAGAACAATTGATTGAACAGGTTTGGGGACCAGATTTTCTGGGGGATACCAAAACTGTTGATGTTCATATTCGCTGGCTACGAGAAAAACTTGAGCCAGATCCCTCCCAACCCAAATATATTGTTACTGTCCGTGGTTTTGGCTATCGGTTTGGTTAA
- a CDS encoding creatininase family protein, with protein MLLHLQTWQEVERYLETSRGIIIPIGSTEQHGPTGLIGTDAICAEVIAKGVGEATGALVAPTLNIGMALHHLAFPGSISLRPTTLIAVIQDFITSLASSGFQQFFFINGHGGNIATLKAAFPQIYAHLADLKFSNADQVRCQVANWFMCREVYELAKQLYGEEEGSHATPSEVAVTQYVYPEAIKEAFLEKEVASGHPIYSAADFRRHYPDGRMGSNPALATPEHGKQLYEVAVKTLSSSYLKFIGE; from the coding sequence ATGTTATTGCATTTACAGACTTGGCAGGAAGTAGAGCGTTATCTAGAAACCTCGCGAGGGATAATTATTCCGATCGGTTCCACTGAACAACATGGTCCCACAGGTTTAATTGGGACAGATGCTATTTGTGCAGAAGTAATTGCCAAAGGAGTCGGGGAGGCAACTGGGGCCTTGGTTGCTCCAACTTTAAATATTGGAATGGCTTTACATCATTTAGCCTTCCCAGGCAGTATTAGCTTACGTCCTACCACCTTGATTGCAGTTATTCAAGATTTTATTACTAGCTTAGCCTCTTCAGGATTTCAGCAATTTTTTTTCATTAATGGTCATGGGGGAAATATTGCCACTTTAAAGGCGGCATTTCCCCAAATTTATGCCCATCTTGCCGACTTAAAATTTTCTAACGCAGATCAAGTGCGTTGTCAGGTTGCAAATTGGTTTATGTGTCGGGAAGTCTATGAGTTAGCGAAACAATTATATGGAGAGGAAGAAGGCTCTCATGCCACCCCTAGTGAGGTAGCAGTGACACAATATGTTTATCCAGAGGCGATTAAAGAGGCTTTTCTAGAAAAAGAAGTGGCTTCAGGGCATCCCATTTATAGCGCAGCTGATTTCCGCCGTCACTATCCTGATGGTCGGATGGGATCCAATCCTGCTTTAGCCACTCCTGAGCATGGAAAGCAATTATATGAGGTAGCGGTGAAGACCTTAAGTTCTTCTTATCTCAAGTTTATCGGCGAGTAA
- a CDS encoding Spy/CpxP family protein refolding chaperone — translation MSFRHVSFLTILLLSFTATTTFAETNRQVSSSQPPQLIAQHGNHPMAARHGHREERKSEFMEALNLSEDQQEQLQNIRSDYQPQINEQQEELTQAHQTLREMMHSNTSAEELRNQHEQVQELRQEMGNLRFESMLEMREVLTAEQREQFAELMQERPENRGPGSRGRNGRW, via the coding sequence ATGTCTTTTCGTCATGTTTCTTTCTTAACTATTTTATTACTATCTTTCACCGCAACCACGACTTTTGCAGAAACTAATCGTCAAGTTTCGAGTTCTCAACCTCCCCAATTAATTGCTCAACATGGGAATCATCCGATGGCTGCGAGACATGGTCATCGTGAGGAAAGAAAATCGGAATTTATGGAAGCTCTAAATCTTAGTGAGGATCAACAAGAGCAATTGCAAAATATCCGTAGTGATTATCAGCCACAAATCAATGAACAACAAGAAGAACTCACTCAAGCCCATCAAACGTTACGAGAAATGATGCATAGTAATACCTCAGCAGAGGAATTACGGAACCAACATGAACAAGTACAAGAGTTACGCCAAGAGATGGGCAACTTGCGTTTTGAAAGTATGTTAGAAATGCGAGAGGTTTTAACTGCCGAGCAACGAGAACAATTTGCAGAATTAATGCAAGAACGTCCTGAAAATCGGGGCCCTGGAAGTCGGGGACGTAATGGTCGTTGGTAA
- a CDS encoding sigma-70 family RNA polymerase sigma factor, whose protein sequence is MLTEANPSEIELVKRCQKGDQESFRLLYRRYQRRVRSTLYQLCGDSILDDLVQEVFFRAWKGLPTLRKPKTFSTWLYRICWNVASDQRRAFAQLREQHQTLSQKQSNPDHPELNQMHYQDLVDRGLKTLSLEQRAVIVLHDLEDIPQKEVAQILNIPLGTVKSRLFHGRKVLREFLKEQGVVL, encoded by the coding sequence GTGTTGACTGAAGCAAACCCCAGTGAGATTGAACTAGTTAAACGTTGTCAAAAAGGGGATCAAGAGAGCTTTCGACTCTTATACAGACGTTATCAAAGGCGCGTCCGCTCCACCCTTTATCAACTTTGTGGAGACTCCATATTAGATGACTTAGTGCAAGAGGTGTTTTTTCGTGCTTGGAAAGGACTTCCCACACTTCGTAAACCTAAAACCTTCTCCACTTGGCTTTATCGCATTTGTTGGAATGTCGCTAGTGATCAAAGACGAGCATTTGCTCAATTACGAGAACAGCATCAAACCCTGTCCCAAAAGCAATCAAACCCAGATCATCCTGAATTAAACCAAATGCACTATCAAGATTTGGTAGATCGAGGATTAAAAACTTTGAGCTTAGAACAACGGGCGGTGATTGTTCTCCATGACTTAGAAGACATTCCCCAAAAAGAAGTTGCACAGATTCTCAATATTCCCCTCGGAACTGTTAAATCCCGTTTATTTCATGGTCGTAAAGTGTTACGGGAATTTTTAAAAGAACAAGGAGTTGTATTATGA